A genome region from Macaca nemestrina isolate mMacNem1 chromosome 15, mMacNem.hap1, whole genome shotgun sequence includes the following:
- the LOC105489736 gene encoding arylsulfatase A, with product MGAPRSLLLALAAGLAVARPPNIVLIFADDLGYGDLGCYGHPSSTTPNLDQLAAGGLRLTDFYVPVSLCTPSRAALLTGRLPVRMGMYPGVLVPSSRGGLPLEEVTLAEVLAARGYLTGMAGKWHLGVGSEGAFLPPHQGFHRFLGIPYSHDQGPCQNLTCFPPATPCDGGCDQGLVPIPLLANLSVEAQPPWLPRLEARYVAFARELMADAQRQDRPFFLYYASHHTHYPQFSGQSFAERSGRGPFGDSLMELDAAVGTLMTAIRDLGLLEETLVIFTADNGPETMRMSRGGCSGLLRCGKGTTYEGGVREPALAFWPGHIAPGVTRELASSLDLLPTLAALAGAPLPNVTLDGFDLSPLLLGTGKSPRQSLFFYPSYPDEVRGVFAVRSGKYKAHFFTQGSAHSDTTADPACHASSSLTAHEPPLLYDLSEDPGENYNLLGGVAGATPEVLQALKELQLLKAQLDATVTFGPSQMARGEDPALQICCRPGCTPHPACCHCPDPHA from the exons ATGGGGGCACCGCGGTCCCTCCTCCTGGCCCTGGCTGCTGGCCTGGCCGTTGCCCGCCCGCCCAATATCGTGCTGATCTTTGCTGACGACCTCGGCTATGGGGACCTGGGCTGCTACGGGCACCCCAGCTCTACCACCCCCAACCTGGACCAGCTGGCAGCAGGGGGGCTGCGGCTCACAGACTTCTACGTGCCTGTGTCTCTGTGCACACCGTCTCG GGCCGCCCTCCTGACCGGCCGGCTCCCAGTTCGGATGGGCATGTACCCTGGCGTCCTGGTGCCCAGCTCCCGGGGGGGCCTGCCCCTGGAGGAGGTGACCCTGGCCGAGGTCCTGGCTGCCCGAGGCTACCTCACAGGAATGGCCGGCAAGTGGCATCTTGGGGTGGGGTCTGAGGGGGCCTTCCTGCCCCCCCATCAGGGCTTCCATCGATTTCTAGGCATCCCATACTCCCATGACCAG GGCCCCTGCCAGAACCTGACCTGCTTCCCACCGGCCACACCCTGCGACGGTGGCTGTGACCAGGGCCTGGTCCCCATCCCACTGTTGGCCAACCTGTCCGTGGAGGCGCAGCCCCCCTGGCTGCCCAGATTAGAGGCGCGCTATGTGGCTTTCGCCCGTGAACTCATGGCCGACGCCCAGCGCCAGGATCGCCCCTTCTTCCTGTACTACGCCTCTCAC CACACCCACTACCCTCAGTTCAGTGGGCAGAGCTTTGCAGAGCGTTCAGGCCGCGGGCCATTTGGGGACTCCCTGATGGAGCTGGATGCAGCCGTGGGGACCCTGATGACAGCCATAAGGGACCTGGGGCTGCTTGAAGAGACGCTGGTCATCTTCACTGCAGACAATGG ACCTGAGACCATGCGTATGTCCCGAGGCGGCTGCTCTGGCCTCCTGCGGTGTGGAAAGGGAACCACCTACGAGGGCGGTGTCCGagagcctgccttggccttctggcCAGGTCACATCGCTCCTG GAGTGACCCGTGAGCTGGCCAGCTCTCTGGACCTGCTGCCCACCCTGGCAGCCCTGGCTGGGGCCCCACTGCCCAATGTCACCTTGGATGGCTTTGACCTCAGCCCCCTGCTGCTGGGCACAGGCAAG AGCCCTCGGCAGTCTCTCTTCTTCTACCCGTCCTACCCAGACGAGGTCCGTGGGGTTTTTGCTGTGCGGAGTGGAAAGTACAAGGCTCACTTCTTCACCCAGG GCTCTGCCCACAGCGACACCACTGCAGACCCTGCCTGCCACGCCTCCAGCTCTCTGACTGCTCATGAGCCCCCGCTGCTCTACGACCTTTCCGAGGACCCTGGTGAGAACTACAACCTGCTGGGCGGTGTGGCCGGGGCCACCCCAGAGGTGCTACAAGCCCTGAAAGAGCTTCAGCTGCTCAAGGCCCAGTTAGATGCGACTGTGACCTTCGGCCCCAGCCAGATGGCCCGGGGCGAGGACCCCGCCCTGCAGATCTGCTGCCGTCCTGGCTGTACCCCGCACCCAGCCTGCTGCCATTGCCCAGATCCCCATGCCTGA